The following proteins are co-located in the Candidatus Binatia bacterium genome:
- a CDS encoding LysR family transcriptional regulator codes for MTLWQLKVFTTVAKTGSFTKAAKILQITQPSATTLVQTLSREVGVKLFEKLGAKIHITSAGEEALRFAHQMLEKVHNFKQRMDEFSGLRTEKISIGAAPIAAATFLPTIMQKFKEKYPGIEVTLKVESNEKMEIDLLESDLDLAFMSWLPSSHLLVSEHYYEEEFVAIAPPKHPLTNKRRVSLGQISKEPLIAPQNNSTVRKMLKQRFALEGLDFTPAINISEIFGVRDLIRNFVAKGLGIGFIAKCHVIGDIQAGRVKLLHVPELNLKRDIHIVIHRSRQNAAPVRAFRDLLKKEEPGVKDLPMVIRARN; via the coding sequence ATGACCCTCTGGCAATTGAAGGTTTTCACCACCGTCGCGAAAACCGGCAGCTTCACCAAAGCCGCCAAGATCCTCCAAATAACCCAGCCCTCCGCCACCACTCTGGTTCAAACCCTATCCCGTGAGGTTGGAGTCAAGCTTTTTGAAAAACTCGGCGCCAAAATCCACATCACCAGCGCGGGCGAAGAGGCGCTCCGTTTCGCTCATCAGATGCTGGAAAAGGTACACAACTTCAAGCAACGAATGGATGAATTCTCGGGACTGAGGACAGAGAAAATAAGCATCGGCGCAGCGCCGATTGCAGCGGCAACCTTTCTTCCTACGATAATGCAAAAATTCAAAGAGAAATATCCCGGAATCGAAGTCACTCTAAAAGTTGAAAGCAACGAAAAAATGGAAATAGACCTCTTGGAAAGTGATCTGGACCTCGCTTTTATGAGCTGGCTGCCGTCCTCCCATCTGCTAGTTTCAGAACATTATTACGAGGAAGAATTCGTTGCCATTGCACCGCCCAAACATCCATTAACCAATAAACGCCGCGTATCGTTGGGACAGATTTCAAAGGAGCCTCTGATTGCGCCTCAGAATAATTCGACAGTTCGCAAAATGCTGAAACAGAGGTTCGCACTAGAGGGTCTCGACTTTACCCCGGCCATCAACATCAGCGAGATATTCGGGGTGAGGGATCTCATTAGAAACTTTGTGGCAAAGGGTCTCGGTATCGGCTTCATTGCGAAATGTCACGTGATCGGCGATATCCAAGCAGGGCGGGTAAAGCTGCTTCACGTTCCCGAACTTAATTTGAAAAGAGACATCCATATAGTCATCCATAGGAGCCGGCAGAACGCTGCCCCAGTGCGAGCATTTAGAGATTTGTTAAAAAAGGAGGAGCCAGGTGTTAAGGATCTTCCAATGGTCATCCGCGCTCGCAATTAG